The Chryseobacterium phocaeense genome includes the window TTATTGTTTATACGGGGCAGCCGTGGCATCCGCAGCTGAAAATGATCGCTTATGTTTTGAATAACCATCAGAATAAAGACTGGATCATGAGGAGACGCTCGCAGAAGGAACTGGACAAGGTCATGAAATACAGCGGTGTTCAAAAGGAAAATATGCTGATTGATGACTTTGGGATTTTCACAGTTTCTTCGGGGAAGATTAATGCTTAGATAATCTCACGCAGATTTAGCGGATTATGCAGATTTAATTATAGCACAAATATCTGCTTCATCTGCTCAATCTGTGTGAGTAAAATAAAAAAGGTTTCCCAAGTGATTGAGAAACCTTTTTTAAACAAATTATTTATAAAATTACTGTTTTACCAGTTCGAAAAACAGACTTACTTCTGCATCCTTCGCTACTCCGGCTCCGGTAGGATCATATTTAATTCCATAATCCAGACGGTTAACCGTGAATTTTGCCTGGAAGCCCATTACTTCTTTGCCCTGCTGGTTTTTTGTCACCCCGCCGAATGTTACCGGAACGGTGATATCCTTTACGGTTTCTTTAATTTTTAAGGTTCCTTTCAGGGTATAGTTGTTGTTTTTGTCTTTTGTAATGGACGTACTGTGGAAGCTCATTGCAGGATATTTTTCTGCATCAAAAAAATCAGGGCTTTTAAGATGCTTATCCCTCATTTCCACTCCGGTATTGATGGAGTTTACGTCCACTGAAAAATCAAAAACGGCATTATCCAGATTAGCACCCTGTGCACTTACTTTTCCTTTAAAAGCATCGAATCGCCCCTGTACAAAGTTGATTCCCATATGCTTGATATTAAAGTTAACAGATGAATGCATAGGAT containing:
- a CDS encoding YceI family protein; translation: MKKVVLSFVFTLLSVFGFAQTEWSADPMHSSVNFNIKHMGINFVQGRFDAFKGKVSAQGANLDNAVFDFSVDVNSINTGVEMRDKHLKSPDFFDAEKYPAMSFHSTSITKDKNNNYTLKGTLKIKETVKDITVPVTFGGVTKNQQGKEVMGFQAKFTVNRLDYGIKYDPTGAGVAKDAEVSLFFELVKQ